The Microbacterium sp. zg-Y1090 sequence CCTCCTGCAAGCTGTACGGCGTGTCGTTCTCCGACTCCGGCCAGCACCTGGAGAGCCAGGTGTACATGCACCACAAGGGACCCCACACGAAGGGCGACGTGCTCTACAAGGGCGCCCTGCAGGGCGAGAGCGCGCGCAGCGTGTGGATCGGCGACGTGCTGATCGGCCCGGATGCCGCCGGCACGGATTCGTACGAGGCCAACCGCAACCTGGTGCTCACCGACGGCGCCCGCGCCGAGTCCATCCCGAACCTCGAGATCGAGACCGGTGACATCCAGGGCGCAGGCCACGCCAGCGCCACCGGACGCTTCGACGACGAGCAGCTGTTCTATCTGCAGGCCCGCGGCATCGGCGAAGCGGAGGCGCGACGCCTGGTGGTCCTCGGCTTCCTCGGCGAGATCGTGCAGAAGACCGGCATCCCCTCGCTGGAGGAGGAGCTCACGGCGGCCATCCTCGCAGAGCTCGACGCGGAGCCGTCGGCATGACCGCCACCCGCGTCTGCGCACTGAGCGAACTCGAGCAGGACACCGCCCGCCGGGTCGAGGTCGACGGGGTCCCCATCGCCCTCGTTCTGGATTCGAACGGTGAGGTGCACGCCATCGGCGACACCTGCACCCACGGCGACATCTCGCTCTCCGACGGATTCGTCGAGGGGGAGACCCTGGAATGCTGGGCCCACGGCTCGGCGTTCTCGCTGCTCACCGGCCGTCCCCTCAACCTCCCCGCTTACGAGCCCGTCCCCGTCTACGTCGTCGAGATCGACGGCGACGACGTGCTCATCGATCCGACCCTGAAGAAGGAAGTCTGACAATGTCTGTCCTCGAGATCCGCGACCTGCACGTGACGGTCGAGACCGATGAGGGAACGACCCCGATCCTCAACGGCGTCACCCTCACCATCCGCACCGGTGAGACCCACGCCATCATGGGCCCCAACGGCTCCGGCAAGTCGACGCTGGCGTACACGATCGCCGGTCACCCCAAGTACACCGTCACCGGCGGCTCGATCACCTTCGACGGTCAGGACGTGCTGGAGATGACGGTCGACGAGCGCGCCCGTGCCGGTGTCTTCCTCGCCATGCAGTACCCGGTGGAGATCCCCGGCGTCACCGTGACGAACTTCCTGCGCACGGCCAAGACCGCCATCGACGGTGAGGCCCCCTCGCTGCGTTCGTGGACCAAGGACGTCAAGGAGTCGATGAAGAACCTGCGCATGGACCCGAAGTTCGCGCAGCGCAACGTCAACGAGGGCTTCTCGGGCGGCGAGAAGAAGCGTCACGAGATTCTGCAGCTCGAGCTGCTGCGCCCGAAGATCGCGGTGCTCGACGAGACCGACTCCGGCCTGGATGTCGATGCGCTGAAGATCGTCTCCGAGGGCGTCAACCGCGCCAAGGAGAACACCGGCCTCGGCGTGCTGCTGATCACCCACTACACGCGCATCCTCCGCTACATCCACCCCGACTT is a genomic window containing:
- a CDS encoding non-heme iron oxygenase ferredoxin subunit yields the protein MTATRVCALSELEQDTARRVEVDGVPIALVLDSNGEVHAIGDTCTHGDISLSDGFVEGETLECWAHGSAFSLLTGRPLNLPAYEPVPVYVVEIDGDDVLIDPTLKKEV
- the sufC gene encoding Fe-S cluster assembly ATPase SufC, producing MSVLEIRDLHVTVETDEGTTPILNGVTLTIRTGETHAIMGPNGSGKSTLAYTIAGHPKYTVTGGSITFDGQDVLEMTVDERARAGVFLAMQYPVEIPGVTVTNFLRTAKTAIDGEAPSLRSWTKDVKESMKNLRMDPKFAQRNVNEGFSGGEKKRHEILQLELLRPKIAVLDETDSGLDVDALKIVSEGVNRAKENTGLGVLLITHYTRILRYIHPDFVHVMVAGRIAEEGGPELAERLEAEGYDRYLEPAADADA